A window of bacterium BMS3Abin08 contains these coding sequences:
- a CDS encoding cell division protein MraZ produces MIGFAGKYYYTVDPKGRVMIPAPFRSLLTDNYSTKLIVTNAAFDRCLHLYPLEEWQGFEEKIRSLPKMMESVRWLLRRVVASAQECELDKQGRILIPASHREDAVINGEIVVVGQIEKIELWNREEWDAVVDPSRIDRKAFESELAGLGI; encoded by the coding sequence ATGATAGGGTTTGCAGGTAAATATTATTACACGGTTGATCCCAAGGGGAGGGTGATGATACCTGCACCTTTCAGATCCCTCCTTACCGATAATTATAGCACGAAACTTATTGTGACCAATGCGGCCTTTGACAGGTGTCTTCACCTCTATCCCCTTGAGGAGTGGCAGGGATTTGAAGAGAAGATCCGGTCCCTCCCCAAGATGATGGAGTCGGTCCGGTGGCTTCTCAGAAGGGTAGTTGCCTCTGCACAGGAGTGTGAGCTTGATAAACAGGGACGAATACTGATACCGGCGTCCCACAGGGAGGATGCGGTAATTAACGGTGAGATTGTTGTTGTGGGACAGATTGAGAAGATCGAACTCTGGAACAGGGAGGAATGGGATGCCGTTGTGGATCCCTCAAGGATAGACAGAAAGGCCTTTGAGTCAGAGCTGGCGGGACTCGGGATTTGA
- the rsmH gene encoding ribosomal RNA small subunit methyltransferase H, translating into MKTPVHIPVLLSAVMELLRPSGKGVYLDATIGGGGHTREILRRIDGDGVVIGMDRDSDALARVEKELKDERLVLLKASFSEMTGGVRGLGYEVLDGILMDLGISMMQLRDDQRGFSFSSGAYLDMRMDRSSPVTAERIVNDYNPMDIERILRDYGEERFARKIARAIVEERKKARIRRCDQLAGIVERVYRRRGKIHPATKTFQALRIAVNEELKELETGLENAVALLREGARLCVITYHSLEDRIVKRYFISLAKEGRVRKLNKKPLRPSADELRENPSSRSAKLRGVERL; encoded by the coding sequence ATGAAAACACCGGTACATATTCCGGTTCTCCTTTCAGCGGTGATGGAGTTATTACGGCCATCGGGAAAGGGGGTTTATCTGGATGCAACCATTGGCGGCGGCGGCCATACAAGGGAGATTCTCAGGAGGATCGATGGGGATGGCGTCGTTATAGGAATGGACAGGGACAGTGATGCCCTTGCACGGGTTGAGAAGGAGCTGAAAGACGAAAGACTGGTGCTGCTTAAGGCCTCTTTTTCGGAAATGACAGGGGGTGTCAGAGGGCTTGGATATGAAGTCCTGGACGGGATTTTGATGGATCTCGGTATTTCCATGATGCAACTCAGGGATGATCAGCGGGGGTTCAGTTTCTCATCCGGCGCTTACCTTGACATGAGGATGGACAGGAGCAGCCCTGTGACGGCGGAGAGGATAGTGAATGATTACAATCCAATGGATATAGAACGGATACTGCGTGACTATGGAGAGGAAAGGTTTGCAAGGAAGATAGCCAGGGCAATCGTTGAGGAGAGGAAGAAGGCGAGAATAAGACGCTGTGATCAGCTTGCAGGAATTGTTGAGAGGGTCTACAGGAGACGGGGCAAGATACATCCTGCAACAAAGACCTTCCAGGCCCTCAGGATAGCCGTTAACGAAGAACTGAAAGAGTTGGAAACGGGCCTGGAGAACGCTGTGGCGCTTCTCAGAGAGGGAGCCCGTCTCTGTGTGATCACCTATCACTCCCTTGAAGACAGGATAGTGAAGAGGTATTTCATCTCCCTGGCAAAAGAAGGAAGGGTAAGGAAACTGAATAAAAAGCCGCTAAGGCCGTCGGCTGATGAGCTGAGGGAGAATCCTTCTTCAAGGAGCGCAAAGTTAAGGGGGGTGGAGAGGCTATGA
- the ftsL gene encoding cell division protein FtsL yields MRLGRNRGILSVFWKGLLIVLPACLIFAVIWMRSNIVALEYEIGQLEKQRIHLIDEKRDLIAKRAELGSFKRIEYSALNRMGLRYTDRKRVFYIKTVQAPAPFTARFIKDK; encoded by the coding sequence ATGAGACTTGGACGGAACAGGGGCATCTTGTCTGTTTTTTGGAAGGGCCTCCTTATTGTCCTTCCTGCATGTCTGATTTTTGCGGTTATCTGGATGAGGTCGAACATCGTTGCGCTTGAGTATGAGATTGGCCAGTTGGAAAAGCAGAGAATCCATCTCATCGATGAGAAAAGGGATCTGATTGCCAAGAGGGCTGAGTTGGGATCCTTTAAGAGGATAGAGTACAGTGCCCTTAACAGGATGGGGCTGAGGTATACAGACAGGAAGAGGGTCTTTTACATCAAGACGGTCCAGGCGCCCGCACCGTTTACAGCCCGGTTTATAAAGGATAAATGA